In one Flavobacteriales bacterium genomic region, the following are encoded:
- a CDS encoding LemA family protein yields the protein MRKFLGLIIALGAVGLIALWAMSYYNGTVAANEAVEKVWGDVLVRYQERADKTKNLLEIVKGAADFEQETLTQVIEARSKATGINLTADQLTPENLAAFEEAQAQFSGALSRLLVTIERYPDLKAVAAFRDFQAQYEGMENRISVERRKFNDAVRVYNLRVKRFPGNLLAGFFGFAEKGYFKAAEGTENAPDISFQ from the coding sequence ATGAGAAAATTCCTCGGCCTCATCATCGCCCTCGGTGCAGTGGGACTCATCGCGCTCTGGGCCATGTCGTACTACAACGGAACCGTCGCAGCCAACGAAGCGGTTGAGAAGGTATGGGGCGATGTGCTGGTGCGCTATCAGGAGCGGGCTGACAAGACCAAGAACCTCCTGGAGATCGTGAAGGGCGCCGCCGATTTCGAGCAGGAGACCCTCACCCAGGTGATCGAGGCGCGGAGCAAGGCCACGGGCATCAACCTCACGGCCGATCAGCTCACCCCGGAGAACCTGGCCGCGTTCGAGGAGGCACAGGCCCAGTTCAGCGGCGCCCTCTCGCGCCTGCTGGTCACCATCGAGCGGTACCCCGACCTGAAGGCGGTGGCCGCTTTCCGCGATTTCCAAGCGCAGTACGAGGGCATGGAGAACCGCATCAGCGTGGAGCGCCGCAAGTTCAACGACGCCGTGCGGGTGTACAACCTGCGCGTGAAGCGGTTCCCCGGCAACCTGCTCGCGGGCTTCTTCGGATTCGCGGAGAAGGGCTACTTCAAGGCCGCCGAAGGAACCGAGAACGCTCCCGACATCTCCTTCCAGTGA
- a CDS encoding class I SAM-dependent methyltransferase, with translation MTYPGLELELFRQAHHWKRRFSGLLRPCLHGRVLDAGCGIGANAPYLVHQGVSAYTFLDPDRALLDRVPSFAEHPVLARARRIQGTTADLAGERFDAILYLDVLEHIPDGRAELQRAFGLLEPGGHLLVLVPAFPFLYSPFDAAIGHHRRYTKAMLRAELPPAVEVKLLRYLDAPGMLLSLGNRLLMRSAMPTAAQVRFWDRCIVPLGRWADPLVGHAFGRSLLGIFRKPLR, from the coding sequence ATGACCTATCCGGGGCTCGAACTGGAGCTCTTCCGCCAGGCGCACCACTGGAAGCGCCGCTTCAGCGGCCTGCTGCGGCCCTGCCTGCACGGGCGCGTGCTCGATGCGGGCTGCGGCATCGGTGCCAACGCGCCGTACCTGGTGCATCAAGGCGTCAGCGCATACACCTTCCTCGATCCCGACCGCGCCCTCCTCGATCGCGTGCCCTCCTTCGCGGAGCATCCCGTCCTGGCCCGGGCCCGGCGCATCCAGGGCACCACCGCCGACCTCGCCGGCGAGCGCTTCGATGCCATTCTCTACCTCGATGTGCTCGAGCACATACCCGATGGCCGCGCCGAGCTCCAGCGCGCCTTCGGGCTGCTTGAGCCTGGCGGCCACCTGCTGGTGCTGGTGCCGGCCTTCCCCTTCCTCTACAGCCCCTTCGATGCCGCCATCGGCCATCACCGCCGCTACACCAAGGCCATGCTGCGCGCGGAGCTGCCGCCTGCCGTGGAGGTGAAGCTGCTGCGCTACCTCGATGCCCCGGGCATGCTGCTCTCGCTCGGCAACCGCCTCCTGATGCGCAGCGCCATGCCCACCGCAGCGCAGGTGCGCTTCTGGGACCGCTGCATCGTGCCGCTGGGGCGCTGGGCGGACCCGCTGGTGGGCCACGCCTTCGGGCGGTCGCTGCTGGGCATCTTCCGCAAGCCTTTGCGCTGA
- a CDS encoding carboxypeptidase-like regulatory domain-containing protein translates to MRIALLALLLLPGLAALAQPDKPKLVQFSGVVVTDSLSPVPFTNILVKNTYRGTMSDVYGYFSFVAQEGDTVLFSALGFTRTQYVIPSELPENKYSMIHVMARDTIWLKEQVVVPWPSREQFAEAFLNLRLPADEYQLTMRNLSPAEMVQRMENLPPDAAQSYHYQMALDQTRLYYSGGTPNINLFNPIAWAQFIQAWQSGKFKKQ, encoded by the coding sequence ATGCGCATCGCACTCCTGGCCCTTCTGCTGCTGCCCGGCCTGGCGGCCTTGGCCCAGCCCGACAAGCCCAAGCTGGTGCAGTTCAGCGGGGTGGTGGTCACCGACAGCCTCAGCCCGGTGCCCTTCACCAATATCCTGGTGAAGAACACCTACCGCGGCACGATGAGCGATGTGTACGGCTACTTCAGCTTCGTGGCCCAGGAGGGCGATACGGTGCTGTTCAGCGCGCTGGGCTTCACGCGCACGCAGTACGTCATCCCCTCTGAGCTGCCGGAGAACAAGTACTCCATGATCCATGTCATGGCCCGGGACACCATCTGGCTGAAGGAGCAGGTGGTGGTGCCCTGGCCCTCGCGCGAGCAGTTCGCCGAGGCCTTCCTCAACCTGCGGCTGCCGGCCGATGAGTACCAGCTGACGATGCGCAACCTATCGCCCGCCGAAATGGTGCAGCGCATGGAGAACCTCCCCCCCGATGCGGCCCAGAGCTACCATTACCAGATGGCGCTGGACCAGACCAGGCTGTATTACAGCGGCGGGACCCCGAACATCAACCTGTTCAACCCCATCGCCTGGGCGCAGTTCATCCAGGCCTGGCAGAGCGGGAAGTTCAAGAAGCAGTAG
- a CDS encoding lamin tail domain-containing protein, protein MAAAMAGLSVQAQVVINEVDYDQLGTDAAEYIEILNVGTSAFPLQYLQVVMVNGNAGGAVVYRTLESASWPALGPGEYFVICASAAVPECDAVVSPATNLIQNGSPDAIALVTTQPVPMVIDALSYGGSVPGYTEGTGTPVEDSNLVGGISIGRYPDGADSGDNAADFALMCSTPGAVNLVDPDACDLSTGLPERVAASAAFTAVPVVGASGFVVFAENPAGAALGIEVFDAQGALLATYGPSRAVKASWHVDIPGTPGQVLLVRLTGGDARKALRIVAP, encoded by the coding sequence ATGGCGGCCGCGATGGCCGGCCTTTCGGTCCAGGCCCAGGTCGTCATCAACGAGGTCGACTACGACCAGCTCGGCACCGATGCCGCGGAGTACATCGAGATCCTCAACGTTGGCACCAGCGCCTTCCCGCTCCAGTACCTGCAGGTGGTGATGGTGAATGGGAATGCCGGTGGTGCGGTGGTCTACCGCACCCTGGAGAGCGCTTCCTGGCCCGCACTGGGCCCCGGAGAGTATTTCGTGATCTGCGCCAGCGCGGCGGTTCCCGAATGCGATGCGGTGGTGAGCCCGGCCACCAACCTCATCCAGAACGGCTCGCCCGACGCCATCGCCCTGGTCACCACCCAGCCCGTCCCCATGGTGATCGATGCCCTGAGCTATGGCGGTTCGGTGCCCGGCTACACGGAAGGGACGGGTACTCCGGTGGAGGACTCCAACCTGGTAGGAGGTATCAGCATCGGCCGTTACCCCGATGGGGCGGATTCCGGGGACAATGCGGCGGACTTCGCCCTCATGTGCAGCACCCCCGGCGCGGTGAACCTGGTTGACCCCGACGCCTGCGACCTCAGCACCGGCCTCCCCGAGCGGGTGGCGGCGTCGGCGGCATTCACGGCCGTGCCGGTGGTCGGTGCATCAGGATTCGTGGTCTTCGCGGAGAACCCGGCCGGCGCCGCCTTGGGCATCGAGGTCTTTGACGCACAAGGTGCCCTGCTCGCGACCTACGGCCCCAGTCGCGCCGTGAAGGCGTCCTGGCATGTGGACATCCCGGGCACCCCAGGGCAGGTGCTGCTGGTGCGGCTCACGGGGGGTGATGCCCGCAAAGCCTTGCGGATCGTGGCCCCGTGA
- a CDS encoding TIGR00730 family Rossman fold protein, whose protein sequence is MKHDHKSKEESERRIKRAFKRKGWSEVKANDSWAIFKIMSEFVEGFEAMQRIRPCVSIFGSARTKPDAAEYTLAEEIAFQLTGNGYGVITGGGPGIMEAANKGAQRGGGTSVGLNIELPFEQSSNPYVDKEKSLHFDYFFVRKVMFTKYSQGFIVLPGGFGTLDELFEALTLIQTQKIGRFPIILVGKRYWQGLLDWIKHTMGEKQGYINPEDLDLFSVVDKPEDAVEAINAFYSKYMLKPNF, encoded by the coding sequence ATGAAGCACGACCACAAATCCAAGGAGGAGAGCGAGCGCCGCATCAAGCGCGCCTTCAAGCGCAAGGGCTGGAGCGAGGTGAAGGCCAACGACAGCTGGGCCATCTTCAAGATCATGAGCGAGTTCGTGGAGGGCTTCGAGGCCATGCAGCGCATCCGGCCCTGCGTGAGCATCTTCGGCAGCGCCCGCACCAAGCCCGATGCTGCGGAGTACACGCTGGCGGAGGAGATCGCCTTCCAGCTCACCGGCAACGGCTACGGCGTCATCACCGGCGGCGGACCGGGCATCATGGAGGCCGCCAACAAGGGGGCCCAGCGCGGGGGCGGCACCAGCGTGGGCCTCAACATCGAGCTGCCGTTCGAGCAATCCTCGAACCCCTACGTGGACAAGGAGAAGAGCCTTCACTTCGACTACTTCTTCGTGCGCAAGGTGATGTTCACCAAGTACTCCCAGGGCTTCATCGTGCTGCCCGGCGGCTTCGGCACGCTCGATGAGCTCTTCGAGGCGCTCACCCTCATCCAGACACAGAAGATCGGCCGCTTCCCCATCATCCTGGTCGGCAAGCGCTACTGGCAGGGCCTGCTGGACTGGATCAAGCACACCATGGGCGAGAAGCAGGGCTACATCAACCCGGAGGACCTCGACCTCTTCAGCGTGGTGGACAAGCCGGAGGATGCCGTGGAGGCCATCAATGCGTTCTACAGCAAGTACATGCTGAAGCCGAACTTCTAG
- a CDS encoding TPM domain-containing protein, protein MSGLTAEDFLTDAERQQVSAIIAEAERRTSGEIRVHLEDHIEEDVLDHAAFIFEELGMHRTADRNGVLIYICVADRKVAVIGDKGINERVPPGFWTDVVGVLKLHFAASRNAEGLCEAVRLVGEKLRAFHPHRTGDRDELSNEVSIGKR, encoded by the coding sequence GTGAGCGGGCTCACGGCAGAGGACTTCCTGACCGATGCGGAGCGGCAGCAGGTCTCCGCCATCATAGCGGAGGCCGAGCGCCGCACGTCCGGCGAGATCCGCGTGCACCTGGAGGACCACATCGAGGAGGATGTCCTGGACCATGCGGCTTTCATCTTCGAGGAGCTCGGCATGCACCGGACGGCCGACCGCAACGGCGTGCTCATCTACATCTGCGTCGCCGACCGCAAGGTGGCGGTGATCGGAGACAAGGGCATCAACGAGCGCGTGCCGCCCGGCTTCTGGACCGATGTGGTGGGGGTGCTGAAGCTCCATTTCGCGGCATCCCGGAATGCCGAGGGGCTCTGCGAGGCCGTGCGCCTGGTGGGGGAGAAGCTGCGCGCCTTCCATCCGCACAGGACCGGAGACCGCGACGAGCTCAGCAACGAGGTGAGCATCGGCAAGCGATGA
- a CDS encoding LTA synthase family protein, which yields MRIRGPLTVLLTRLAAVAVVYTLLRFAFVLLNKGEFPAVPFGTYIMGIRFDLSAIAWVNLPWVLLSMAAVGERGRWAQPKRWLYLIGNAVALFFACTDLEYYRFTLKRSTADLFGIMAGGGDTLSLAPVFVRDFWYVVLIYIACIWALAWAYGRAARLASGDPQPVWRRVAWRAAAVAIIAVASRGGLQLIPLNVMNAADHAEPEHVPVVLNTPFTMLMSLGKPVLPERIFLPQEEADRLWPVEHAYAEGPLHGIAARALAGDSGMALQRPNVVVIILESFSSVYSGRLNGGAGYMPFLDSLMGEGLCFARAYANGRRSVDGIPAILASMPELMDEAFVHSPYAQSRFTSLAGVLKEEGYATSFFHGGRNGTMGFDAFSRSAGFDRYIGLNEYPGPESDHDGTWGIRDKPFLRHFIDRLGREPEPFMGTVFTLSSHHPYELPSGDAQRFAGGTHPIHPALRYADDALRGFFREAARQPWFSRTLFVVTADHTADIERTGQHYSAAVDYWVPLVYYMPGALEPAVVDHVTQQIDVMPTVLDLLGHTGRFFSFGSSAVRRERQPLAIVRVMGGYMAMHDGGVLHFKGDPHRMKGMDLRDSTVATMHAAVQQFNRRMRMNQLTVP from the coding sequence GTGCGCATCCGGGGACCGCTCACCGTGCTGCTGACGCGCCTGGCGGCCGTGGCGGTCGTCTACACGCTGCTCCGCTTCGCCTTCGTCCTGCTCAACAAGGGGGAGTTCCCGGCGGTGCCCTTTGGCACCTACATCATGGGCATCCGGTTCGACCTCAGCGCCATCGCGTGGGTCAATCTGCCCTGGGTCCTGCTCAGCATGGCAGCGGTGGGTGAGCGCGGACGCTGGGCGCAGCCGAAGCGCTGGCTCTACCTCATCGGCAATGCGGTGGCGCTCTTCTTCGCCTGCACCGACCTCGAGTACTACCGCTTCACCCTCAAGCGCAGCACGGCCGACCTGTTCGGGATCATGGCCGGCGGCGGTGACACGCTGAGCCTCGCCCCCGTCTTCGTGCGCGACTTCTGGTACGTGGTGCTCATCTACATCGCCTGCATCTGGGCCCTGGCCTGGGCATACGGCAGGGCGGCCCGGCTGGCGTCCGGCGATCCCCAGCCTGTCTGGCGGCGCGTGGCCTGGCGCGCGGCCGCCGTGGCGATCATCGCCGTGGCCTCGCGCGGCGGGCTCCAGCTCATCCCGCTCAATGTGATGAATGCCGCCGACCACGCCGAGCCGGAGCACGTGCCGGTGGTGCTGAACACGCCTTTCACCATGCTGATGAGCCTGGGCAAGCCGGTGCTGCCGGAGAGGATCTTCCTGCCGCAGGAGGAGGCCGACCGGCTCTGGCCCGTGGAGCACGCCTACGCGGAGGGTCCCCTGCACGGCATCGCTGCGCGCGCGCTGGCCGGCGACAGCGGCATGGCGCTGCAGCGGCCCAATGTGGTGGTCATCATCCTCGAGAGCTTCTCCTCGGTCTATAGCGGACGCCTCAACGGCGGTGCGGGCTACATGCCCTTCCTCGATTCGCTGATGGGAGAGGGGCTGTGCTTCGCACGGGCTTACGCGAACGGGCGCCGCAGCGTGGACGGCATCCCGGCCATCCTGGCGTCGATGCCCGAGCTCATGGATGAGGCCTTCGTGCATTCGCCCTACGCGCAGTCGAGGTTCACCTCGCTGGCCGGCGTGCTGAAGGAGGAGGGCTATGCCACGAGCTTCTTCCACGGCGGGCGCAACGGCACCATGGGCTTCGATGCCTTCAGCCGCAGCGCAGGCTTCGACCGTTACATCGGGCTCAACGAATACCCCGGACCGGAATCCGACCATGACGGCACCTGGGGCATCCGCGACAAGCCCTTCCTGCGGCACTTCATCGATCGGCTCGGCCGGGAACCCGAGCCCTTCATGGGGACCGTCTTCACGCTGAGCTCGCACCATCCCTATGAGCTGCCCTCCGGGGATGCGCAGCGCTTCGCCGGCGGTACGCATCCCATCCATCCCGCGCTGCGGTATGCGGACGATGCGCTGCGCGGCTTCTTCCGGGAGGCGGCGCGCCAGCCGTGGTTCAGCCGCACGCTCTTCGTGGTCACGGCGGACCACACCGCGGACATCGAGCGCACCGGTCAGCACTACAGCGCTGCGGTGGATTACTGGGTGCCCCTGGTCTACTACATGCCGGGCGCCTTGGAGCCCGCGGTGGTGGACCATGTGACGCAGCAGATCGATGTGATGCCCACGGTGCTCGACCTGCTCGGCCACACCGGCCGCTTCTTCAGCTTCGGGAGCAGCGCGGTGCGGCGCGAGCGGCAGCCGCTGGCCATCGTGCGCGTGATGGGCGGATACATGGCCATGCACGACGGCGGGGTGCTGCATTTCAAGGGCGATCCGCACCGGATGAAGGGCATGGACCTCCGTGACAGCACCGTCGCCACCATGCATGCCGCGGTGCAGCAGTTCAACCGGCGCATGCGCATGAACCAGCTCACCGTGCCATGA
- a CDS encoding FG-GAP-like repeat-containing protein: MKRFLLSLLALGTAATALRAQSSCMTAQSITLGTYTVAPLTGAPPTAYCVGGGSPSYGAWFRFTAANDTMLRLSTYVEGYPTVDTRFHVYSGSCVALTCVAGDDDTGPGYSSIANFEVEAGVTYTIAFDSYWTANGFTFQLSELFVPPPPEGMVTFTAVSIPGSGAIMGAVDMNDDGRDDAVAPGYTSFTVSHQQPGGGFTPTTYPTTAADNTASWSFAVGDWDSNGHRDLLYGGGSGATFMKANADGTAYTEISFPEYIFSQRTNFVDINLDGHLDAFVCHDVDANVAFINDGLGNLTFTQGGYGTTCGNYGSIFTDIDNDGAMDLFVAKCGCDPNDLMMLNDGVGAFTNVAPAQGLADGHQSWSSAWGDFDNDGDMDVLIGASSSGYHKLMLNDGAGGFSNATAASGMDTWSGQSIEWTAHDFNNDGWVDILGGGALHYNNGNGTFSHDADAPDNHAIGDMNNDGFLDICTGSGYHRNGGNANNWIRINPVGSLSNRDAIGARVTITSALGTQIRDIRSGDGFRYMSFIGAHFGLGSDTQVEEVSIRWPNGDVEVIKGPAINTVHTIVQGTFTSVPGHEEPSFSIAPNPATEQVTLSGYDPMAPVEVLDATGKLVWSGRVAAGRLSVSALPQGAYLVRVLQPDGIRQARFVKQ, translated from the coding sequence ATGAAACGATTCCTCCTCTCGCTGCTGGCGCTCGGAACCGCTGCAACGGCCCTGCGCGCGCAGTCCTCCTGCATGACGGCACAGTCCATCACGCTGGGCACCTACACCGTGGCCCCGCTCACCGGTGCGCCCCCCACCGCGTATTGCGTGGGCGGTGGCTCGCCCAGCTATGGCGCTTGGTTCAGGTTCACCGCCGCCAATGACACCATGCTGCGCCTGAGCACCTATGTGGAGGGCTACCCCACGGTGGATACCCGCTTCCATGTCTACTCGGGGTCCTGCGTCGCCCTCACCTGCGTGGCGGGCGACGATGACACCGGCCCCGGCTACTCCAGCATCGCCAATTTCGAAGTGGAGGCAGGGGTCACCTACACCATCGCCTTCGATAGCTATTGGACGGCCAACGGATTCACCTTCCAGCTCTCCGAGCTGTTCGTGCCGCCCCCGCCGGAGGGCATGGTCACCTTCACGGCCGTATCCATCCCGGGCTCGGGTGCCATCATGGGCGCCGTGGACATGAATGACGATGGCCGCGACGATGCCGTGGCACCAGGGTACACCAGCTTCACCGTGAGCCACCAGCAGCCGGGAGGCGGCTTCACCCCCACCACCTATCCGACCACCGCTGCGGACAACACGGCGTCGTGGAGCTTCGCCGTGGGCGACTGGGACAGCAACGGCCACCGCGATCTGCTCTACGGCGGCGGAAGCGGCGCCACCTTCATGAAGGCGAATGCGGACGGCACGGCCTACACCGAGATCTCCTTCCCGGAGTACATCTTCAGCCAGCGCACCAACTTCGTCGACATCAATCTCGATGGCCACCTCGACGCCTTCGTATGCCACGATGTGGATGCGAACGTGGCCTTCATCAATGACGGCCTCGGTAACCTCACCTTCACCCAGGGCGGCTACGGCACCACCTGCGGCAACTACGGCAGCATCTTCACCGACATCGACAACGACGGTGCCATGGACCTCTTCGTGGCCAAGTGCGGATGCGACCCCAACGACCTGATGATGCTCAACGATGGGGTGGGGGCGTTCACCAATGTGGCGCCGGCGCAGGGCCTGGCCGACGGTCACCAGAGCTGGAGCAGCGCCTGGGGCGACTTCGACAACGACGGCGACATGGACGTGCTGATCGGCGCCAGCAGCAGCGGATACCACAAGCTGATGCTCAACGATGGCGCGGGAGGCTTCTCCAATGCCACGGCCGCCAGCGGCATGGATACCTGGAGCGGCCAGAGCATCGAATGGACGGCGCACGACTTCAACAACGATGGCTGGGTGGACATCCTCGGCGGTGGGGCGCTGCACTACAACAACGGCAACGGAACCTTCAGCCATGATGCCGACGCTCCGGACAACCACGCCATCGGGGACATGAACAACGACGGATTCCTGGACATCTGCACGGGTTCCGGCTACCATCGCAACGGGGGCAACGCCAACAACTGGATCCGCATCAACCCCGTGGGCAGCCTCAGCAACCGCGACGCCATCGGTGCCCGGGTGACCATCACCAGCGCGCTGGGCACCCAGATTCGCGATATCCGTAGCGGAGACGGTTTCCGCTACATGAGCTTCATCGGTGCTCACTTCGGCCTGGGTTCCGACACGCAGGTGGAGGAAGTGAGCATCCGCTGGCCGAATGGCGACGTGGAGGTGATCAAGGGCCCCGCCATCAATACCGTGCATACCATCGTGCAAGGCACCTTCACCAGCGTGCCGGGCCATGAAGAGCCGTCTTTCAGCATCGCCCCGAACCCGGCCACTGAGCAGGTGACGCTCTCCGGCTACGATCCGATGGCTCCGGTGGAGGTGCTGGATGCCACGGGCAAGCTGGTGTGGAGCGGCCGTGTGGCTGCCGGTCGCCTAAGCGTGTCGGCCCTGCCCCAGGGCGCCTACCTCGTGCGCGTGCTCCAGCCGGATGGCATCCGCCAGGCCCGGTTCGTGAAACAGTGA
- a CDS encoding T9SS type A sorting domain-containing protein translates to MRFPFALLLLAPLALRAQITIGLSDMPDAGDTVRYFSTVAAGLDPVATEAGYIWDFSMLTPDQEAADTCVAVASSPLLYQFYFNNPFLYPEHQASYAVRGQGFSFQVLTVTNVFEYFKKDTAGFRNVGFGANVNGAPSSVRRTPVDWVHRFPMAYGDMDTSYSEFELTIPSLFSFTQRQWRFNEVDGWGTLYLPADTFEVLRVKSVLQRNDSGYVEQFGQGFAFDEPETVEYKWIAQGMDEPVLVITTVAGQPTAARFHYSPEEVVTGISAPAAGALQVFPNPAEGQVTVLAPASLGGTVELLDALGRTVRPLERLQAGARLTFATDGLAPGTYAVRFVSGDERTSVRLLLR, encoded by the coding sequence ATGCGCTTCCCATTCGCCTTGCTGCTCCTCGCACCCCTCGCCCTTCGGGCGCAGATCACCATCGGCCTTTCGGACATGCCCGATGCCGGTGATACCGTGCGCTATTTCAGCACCGTCGCCGCCGGGCTCGATCCGGTGGCCACCGAGGCGGGTTACATCTGGGACTTCAGCATGCTCACCCCGGACCAGGAGGCCGCGGATACCTGCGTGGCGGTGGCTTCCTCGCCGCTCCTGTACCAGTTCTACTTCAATAATCCCTTCCTCTACCCGGAGCACCAGGCCAGCTATGCCGTTCGGGGGCAGGGCTTCAGCTTCCAGGTGCTCACGGTCACCAACGTCTTCGAGTACTTCAAGAAGGACACCGCCGGATTCCGCAATGTGGGCTTTGGCGCCAACGTGAACGGCGCGCCTTCGAGCGTGCGCCGCACCCCCGTGGATTGGGTGCACCGCTTCCCCATGGCCTATGGCGACATGGATACGAGCTACAGCGAATTCGAGCTCACCATCCCCTCGCTCTTCAGCTTCACCCAGCGCCAGTGGCGCTTCAATGAGGTGGATGGCTGGGGCACGCTCTACCTGCCTGCCGACACCTTCGAGGTGCTGCGGGTGAAGTCGGTGCTGCAGCGCAACGATTCCGGCTATGTGGAGCAGTTCGGGCAGGGCTTCGCATTCGATGAGCCGGAAACGGTGGAGTACAAGTGGATCGCGCAGGGCATGGATGAGCCCGTGCTGGTGATCACCACCGTGGCCGGGCAGCCGACGGCGGCCCGGTTCCATTACTCGCCCGAGGAGGTCGTCACCGGCATTTCGGCGCCGGCCGCCGGGGCCCTGCAGGTCTTCCCGAATCCGGCCGAGGGACAGGTGACGGTGCTCGCCCCGGCGTCCCTTGGAGGGACGGTGGAGCTGCTCGATGCCTTGGGGCGCACTGTGCGCCCGCTGGAGCGCCTCCAGGCCGGTGCGCGGCTCACCTTCGCCACCGATGGCCTGGCCCCGGGCACCTATGCCGTGCGCTTCGTGAGCGGGGACGAGAGAACGAGCGTGCGCCTGCTGCTTCGCTAG
- a CDS encoding diacylglycerol kinase family lipid kinase, translated as MKVMLVINPMSGRHLAPRVQGLAEERARSHGAELEVRTVQGPGDGTRFAQEAVSRGFDRVISAGGDGTLNAVACGLVGTRVPVAVIGLGSGNGYVRSLELPRDPQRAMELALTGEARPVDVCYLNDRLFVGTAGIGFDARVAAAFERSSRGAWNYARIILREVFSAQPMRVVVKANHETIEEQVLMLVFANSREFGNGALISPGSRVDDGMAELRLVRKPPFPALLKAFFQLYAGSVDRSPYLRSIPAREAMVHQAGVLAHLDGESVEVGHELRFRLEPKRLWVVR; from the coding sequence ATGAAGGTGATGCTCGTGATCAATCCGATGAGCGGCCGGCACCTCGCGCCGCGCGTGCAGGGGCTTGCGGAGGAGCGCGCCCGTTCGCACGGCGCCGAGCTGGAGGTCCGCACCGTCCAGGGCCCGGGCGATGGCACCCGCTTCGCGCAGGAGGCCGTGAGCCGCGGATTCGACCGGGTGATCAGCGCCGGCGGCGACGGCACGCTCAATGCGGTGGCATGCGGCCTGGTGGGCACCCGGGTGCCCGTGGCGGTGATCGGCCTGGGCAGCGGGAACGGATACGTCCGCTCCCTCGAGTTGCCGCGGGATCCGCAGAGGGCGATGGAGCTGGCCCTGACCGGGGAAGCCCGGCCGGTGGACGTGTGCTACCTGAACGACCGGCTGTTCGTCGGCACCGCCGGCATCGGGTTCGATGCCCGGGTGGCGGCAGCGTTCGAGCGCAGCTCGCGCGGCGCCTGGAACTATGCCCGCATCATCCTGCGCGAGGTCTTCAGCGCCCAGCCCATGCGGGTGGTGGTGAAGGCGAACCACGAGACCATCGAGGAGCAGGTCCTCATGCTCGTCTTCGCCAATTCGCGGGAGTTCGGGAACGGTGCGCTCATCTCGCCCGGCTCGCGGGTGGACGATGGCATGGCCGAGCTCCGCCTCGTGCGCAAGCCGCCATTCCCGGCGCTGCTCAAGGCCTTCTTCCAGCTCTATGCGGGCAGCGTGGACCGGAGCCCATACCTCCGATCCATCCCGGCGCGCGAGGCCATGGTGCATCAAGCGGGCGTGCTGGCGCACCTCGATGGCGAGAGCGTGGAGGTGGGGCATGAGTTGCGCTTCAGGCTCGAGCCCAAGCGCCTCTGGGTGGTCCGCTAG
- a CDS encoding TPM domain-containing protein, producing the protein MRTLAAIGFALLALGVHAARFDCSLAPPAEARQDRLVWSYTDLLAAEEEARINSRLTAFARETSNRILLLIVDTLCGTEASDLAFQVGERWGIGQKGFDNGIVFLIKPTGAAGQRKVFIATGYGLEGPIPDATCKRIVENEVLPRFRDGRFAEGIEAALDVLMPLAKGEFDHKSYGRKGVPWAPMLLMAFIMLLMFLAWRGRVKRYARTNRLDFWTAMWLLSQMDRRQGGGHHGTTGGFRGFRGGGGGFGGFGGGSFGGGGAGGSW; encoded by the coding sequence ATGAGGACCCTGGCGGCCATCGGCTTCGCGCTGCTTGCGTTGGGCGTCCATGCGGCGCGGTTCGATTGCAGCCTTGCGCCTCCCGCTGAGGCCCGGCAGGACCGCCTGGTGTGGTCATACACCGACCTGCTCGCCGCCGAGGAGGAGGCGCGCATCAACAGCCGCCTCACGGCCTTTGCGCGCGAGACGAGCAACAGGATCCTGCTGCTCATCGTGGATACCCTATGCGGTACGGAAGCCAGCGACCTCGCCTTTCAGGTGGGGGAGCGCTGGGGCATCGGGCAGAAGGGCTTCGACAACGGCATCGTCTTCCTCATCAAGCCCACCGGCGCCGCCGGCCAGCGCAAGGTCTTCATCGCCACGGGCTACGGCCTCGAAGGGCCGATACCCGATGCCACGTGCAAGCGGATCGTGGAGAACGAGGTGCTGCCGCGCTTCCGCGACGGGCGCTTCGCCGAAGGGATCGAGGCGGCGCTGGATGTGCTCATGCCATTGGCCAAGGGCGAATTCGATCACAAGAGCTATGGCCGCAAGGGCGTGCCGTGGGCGCCGATGCTGCTCATGGCCTTCATCATGCTGCTCATGTTCCTGGCTTGGCGCGGGCGCGTGAAGCGGTATGCCCGCACCAACCGGCTCGATTTCTGGACGGCCATGTGGCTTCTCAGCCAGATGGACCGCCGCCAGGGCGGCGGGCATCACGGCACCACGGGAGGCTTCAGGGGCTTCCGGGGCGGAGGCGGCGGCTTCGGCGGCTTCGGCGGGGGCAGCTTCGGCGGAGGCGGAGCCGGCGGCAGCTGGTGA